A genomic segment from Streptomyces sp. NBC_01233 encodes:
- a CDS encoding citrate synthase, with protein sequence MSDNSVVLRYADGEYTYPVVESTVGDQGFDISKLRAQTGLVTLDSGYGNTAAYKSAITYLDGEQGILRYRGYPIEQLAERSTFIEVAYLLINGELPTVDQLASFRNEITQHTLLHEDVKRFYDGFPRDAHPMAMLSSVVSALSTFYQDSHNPFDETQRNLSTIRLLAKLPTIAAYAYKKSVGHPVVYPRNDLGYVENFLRMTFSVPAQEYDLDPVVVAALDKLLILHADHEQNCSTSTVRLVGSSQANMFASISAGISALWGPLHGGANQSVLEMLEGIKNDGGDVDAFIRKVKNKEDGVRLMGFGHRVYKSFDPRAKIIKAAAHDVLSSLGKSDELLDIALKLEEHALADEYFVSRNLYPNVDFYTGLIYRAMGFPTEMFTVLFALGRLPGWIAQWHEMIKEPGSRIGRPRQIYTGEVLRDFVPVESR encoded by the coding sequence GTGAGCGACAACTCTGTAGTACTCCGGTACGCGGACGGTGAATACACCTACCCGGTGGTCGAGAGCACCGTCGGTGACCAGGGCTTCGACATCTCGAAGCTGCGGGCCCAGACCGGGCTCGTCACCTTGGACAGTGGCTACGGCAACACCGCGGCCTACAAGTCCGCGATCACCTACCTCGACGGTGAGCAGGGCATCCTGCGCTACCGCGGTTACCCGATCGAGCAGCTGGCCGAGCGTTCGACCTTCATCGAGGTCGCGTACCTGCTGATCAACGGTGAGCTGCCGACCGTCGACCAGCTCGCGTCGTTCCGCAACGAGATCACCCAGCACACGCTGCTGCACGAGGACGTGAAGCGCTTCTACGACGGCTTCCCGCGTGACGCGCACCCGATGGCGATGCTGTCCTCCGTGGTCAGCGCGCTGTCGACGTTCTACCAGGACAGCCACAACCCGTTCGACGAGACGCAGCGCAACCTCTCGACGATCCGGCTGCTGGCCAAGCTCCCGACGATCGCCGCGTACGCGTACAAGAAGTCGGTCGGCCACCCGGTGGTCTACCCGCGCAACGACCTCGGCTACGTCGAGAACTTCCTGCGCATGACCTTCTCCGTGCCGGCCCAGGAGTACGACCTGGACCCGGTCGTGGTCGCGGCGCTCGACAAGCTGCTGATCCTGCACGCGGACCACGAGCAGAACTGCTCGACCTCCACCGTGCGCCTGGTCGGGTCCTCGCAGGCGAACATGTTCGCCTCGATCTCGGCCGGCATCTCCGCGCTGTGGGGCCCGCTGCACGGCGGCGCCAACCAGTCGGTGCTGGAGATGCTGGAAGGCATCAAGAACGACGGCGGCGACGTCGACGCCTTCATCCGCAAGGTGAAGAACAAGGAAGACGGCGTCCGCCTCATGGGCTTCGGGCACCGCGTCTACAAGAGCTTCGACCCTCGGGCGAAGATCATCAAGGCGGCGGCGCACGACGTCCTCTCCTCGCTCGGCAAGAGCGACGAGCTGCTCGACATCGCGCTCAAGCTGGAAGAGCACGCGCTGGCGGACGAGTACTTCGTCTCGCGCAACCTCTACCCGAACGTGGACTTCTACACCGGTCTGATCTACCGGGCCATGGGCTTCCCGACCGAGATGTTCACCGTGCTCTTCGCGCTCGGCCGCCTTCCCGGCTGGATCGCCCAGTGGCACGAGATGATCAAGGAGCCGGGTTCCCGCATCGGCCGCCCGCGCCAGATCTACACGGGCGAGGTCCTGCGCGACTTCGTGCCCGTCGAGTCCCGCTGA
- the recD2 gene encoding SF1B family DNA helicase RecD2, with protein sequence MATNGAVQLAVVEGVLERITYANEESGYTVARVDTGRGSGDLLTVVGSLLGAQPGESLRMEGRWGSHPQYGKQFAVENYKTVLPATIQGIRRYLGSGLIKGIGPKIADRIVEHFGTDTLDVIEAEPKRLIEVPGLGPKRTKLIGAAWEEQKAIKEVMVFLQGVGVSTSIAVRIYKKYGDASISVVKNQPYRLAADVWGIGFLTADRIAQAVGIPHDSPERVKAGLQYALSQSTDQGHCFLPEERLIADGVKLLQVDTGLVIDCLAELAADPEGVVREPVPDPQGGPDPLTAVYLVPFHRAELSLVGQVRRLLNAEDDRMPAFRDVDWEKALGWLAGRTGATLAPEQRDAVKLALTRRVAVLTGGPGCGKSFTVRSIVELARAKKAKVVLAAPTGRAAKRLSELTGAEASTVHRLLELKPGGDAAYDRDRPLDADLVVVDEASMLDLLLANKLVKAVAPGAHLLLVGDVDQLPSVGAGEVLRDLLAEGGPVPAVRLTRIFRQAQQSGVVTNAHRINTGVPPITDGLPDFFLFPEEDTEAAGVLAVDVAARRIPARFGLDPRRDVQVLAPMHRGPAGAGNLNGLLQQAMTPARPDLPEKRFGGRVFRVGDKVTQVRNNYEKGANGVFNGTVGVVTGLDLDEQRLTVRTEEDEEIGYEFAELDELAHAYAVTIHRSQGSEYPAVVIPVTTGAWMMLQRNLLYTAVTRAKKLVVLVGSRKALGQAVRTVSAGRRYTAVAPRLSGRIPVGNIT encoded by the coding sequence ATGGCGACGAACGGTGCGGTGCAACTGGCGGTGGTCGAGGGGGTGCTCGAGCGCATCACCTATGCCAATGAGGAGAGCGGGTACACGGTCGCCCGCGTCGACACCGGCCGGGGCAGCGGTGACCTGCTCACCGTGGTCGGCTCGCTGCTGGGCGCGCAGCCCGGCGAATCGCTGCGCATGGAGGGCCGCTGGGGCTCCCACCCGCAGTACGGCAAGCAGTTCGCCGTGGAGAACTACAAGACCGTTCTACCGGCGACCATCCAGGGCATCCGCCGCTACCTCGGCTCCGGCCTGATCAAGGGCATCGGCCCGAAGATCGCCGACCGGATCGTGGAGCACTTCGGCACCGACACCCTCGACGTCATCGAAGCCGAACCGAAGCGGCTGATCGAGGTGCCCGGGCTCGGCCCCAAGCGGACGAAGCTGATCGGCGCCGCCTGGGAGGAGCAGAAGGCCATCAAGGAGGTCATGGTCTTCCTCCAGGGCGTCGGCGTCTCCACCTCCATCGCCGTCCGCATCTACAAGAAGTACGGCGATGCCTCCATCTCGGTGGTGAAGAACCAGCCCTACCGGCTCGCCGCCGACGTCTGGGGCATCGGCTTCCTCACCGCCGACCGGATCGCCCAGGCCGTCGGCATCCCGCACGACAGCCCCGAGCGGGTGAAGGCCGGCCTCCAGTACGCCCTGTCCCAGTCCACCGACCAGGGGCACTGCTTCCTGCCCGAGGAGCGGCTCATCGCCGACGGGGTCAAGCTGCTCCAGGTGGACACCGGGCTGGTGATCGACTGCCTGGCCGAGCTCGCCGCCGATCCGGAGGGCGTCGTACGGGAGCCCGTACCCGATCCGCAGGGCGGGCCGGACCCGCTGACCGCCGTGTACCTGGTGCCCTTCCACCGCGCCGAGCTGTCGCTGGTGGGGCAGGTGCGCCGGCTCCTGAACGCCGAGGACGACCGGATGCCGGCGTTCCGGGACGTGGACTGGGAGAAGGCCCTGGGCTGGCTCGCCGGGCGTACGGGGGCCACGCTCGCCCCCGAGCAGCGGGACGCGGTCAAGCTGGCGCTGACCCGCCGGGTCGCCGTCCTCACGGGCGGGCCGGGCTGCGGAAAGTCCTTCACCGTGCGCTCGATCGTCGAGCTGGCCCGGGCCAAGAAGGCCAAGGTGGTGCTGGCCGCGCCCACCGGCCGGGCGGCGAAGCGGCTGTCCGAGCTGACCGGGGCCGAGGCCTCCACGGTGCACCGGCTGCTGGAGCTCAAGCCGGGCGGGGACGCGGCGTACGACCGGGACCGGCCGCTGGACGCGGACCTGGTCGTGGTGGACGAGGCCTCGATGCTGGACCTGCTGCTGGCCAACAAGCTGGTCAAGGCCGTGGCACCGGGGGCTCACCTGCTGCTGGTCGGCGATGTGGATCAGTTGCCCTCGGTCGGGGCCGGGGAGGTGCTGCGGGACCTGCTGGCCGAGGGCGGTCCGGTGCCCGCGGTCCGGCTCACCCGGATCTTCCGGCAGGCCCAGCAGTCCGGCGTGGTCACCAACGCCCACCGGATCAACACCGGGGTACCGCCGATCACGGACGGGCTGCCGGACTTCTTCCTCTTCCCGGAGGAGGACACCGAGGCGGCCGGGGTGCTCGCCGTGGACGTGGCGGCGCGCAGGATCCCGGCCAGATTCGGGCTCGACCCGCGGCGGGACGTCCAGGTGCTCGCGCCCATGCACCGGGGCCCGGCCGGCGCCGGAAACCTCAACGGGCTGCTGCAGCAGGCGATGACACCGGCCCGGCCCGACCTTCCGGAGAAGCGGTTCGGCGGCCGGGTCTTCCGGGTGGGCGACAAGGTGACCCAGGTCCGGAACAACTACGAGAAGGGGGCGAACGGCGTCTTCAACGGCACCGTCGGCGTGGTCACCGGGCTCGACCTGGACGAACAGCGCCTGACGGTGCGTACGGAGGAGGACGAGGAGATCGGGTACGAGTTCGCGGAGCTCGACGAGCTGGCCCACGCGTACGCCGTCACCATCCACCGCTCCCAAGGGAGTGAATATCCCGCGGTGGTGATCCCGGTCACCACCGGAGCTTGGATGATGCTCCAGCGCAACTTGCTCTACACGGCGGTGACCCGGGCGAAGAAACTGGTCGTCCTCGTCGGGTCCCGCAAGGCCCTCGGTCAGGCGGTGCGTACCGTTTCCGCAGGCAGGAGGTACACGGCGGTCGCACCCAGGCTGTCCGGCCGGATACCGGTGGGAAACATCACCTAG
- a CDS encoding DUF937 domain-containing protein — translation MSESSLQEDVLTELGDDKLTEIASLLGTDTDGARDTVAQTVGAMTGDLRQKAGADDDDGVEVRQAFEEVAEPPLQGVATLGGGLGGMLGGGMMAGVLAKVSKPVANAVSKKTGIPAPTIARVIELLIPVLLAVFAKRAAAGKAAGAPTAGAAPGAAPAAADSGGLGDLLGQVLGGGKK, via the coding sequence ATGAGCGAATCCTCACTCCAGGAAGACGTGTTGACCGAGCTCGGCGACGACAAGCTGACCGAGATCGCCTCACTCCTCGGTACCGACACCGACGGCGCCCGGGACACCGTCGCGCAGACGGTCGGCGCGATGACCGGCGACCTCCGGCAGAAGGCCGGCGCCGATGACGACGACGGCGTGGAGGTGCGCCAGGCCTTCGAGGAGGTGGCCGAGCCGCCGCTACAGGGCGTGGCCACCCTCGGAGGCGGCCTCGGAGGCATGCTCGGCGGCGGGATGATGGCCGGGGTGCTGGCCAAGGTGAGCAAGCCCGTGGCCAACGCCGTCTCGAAGAAGACCGGCATCCCCGCCCCCACCATCGCCAGGGTCATCGAGCTGCTGATCCCGGTCCTGCTGGCCGTCTTCGCCAAGCGCGCGGCCGCCGGCAAGGCCGCGGGCGCCCCGACCGCGGGCGCGGCCCCCGGCGCCGCCCCGGCCGCGGCCGACAGCGGCGGCCTGGGCGACCTCCTGGGCCAGGTCCTCGGCGGCGGCAAGAAGTAA
- a CDS encoding EamA family transporter, translating to MRPVHTALAVLVAAVWGFNFVVIEIGLGHFPPLLLSALRFLVAALPAVFFVGRPKVAWKWILGVGLALGIAKFGLLFTGMAAGMPAGLSSLVLQVQAVFTAVLAAVVLRERPGRVRMFGMGIALAGIAVAAADGGTGGPVLGFTLVVAAAAGWGVSNVLTRKASPPDALNFMVWVCTVPVLPLFALSLVFEGPERDLAALRALDWSGVGVIAYVAWVSTVFGFGVWSHLLGRYPASSVAPFSLLVPVFGMSSAALVLGESVSGLRWLAAVLLVGGVALTSLAPARASNRTGVGSGVSAGSPPAAAVASPAPSGSLRTSGAAAPRSG from the coding sequence ATGCGTCCCGTACACACCGCTCTTGCCGTGCTCGTCGCTGCTGTTTGGGGGTTCAATTTCGTCGTCATCGAGATCGGTCTCGGGCATTTTCCGCCGTTGTTGTTGTCCGCCTTGCGGTTCTTGGTCGCCGCTCTGCCCGCCGTGTTCTTCGTCGGGCGTCCCAAGGTGGCCTGGAAGTGGATCCTCGGGGTCGGGCTGGCCCTCGGCATCGCGAAGTTCGGGCTGCTCTTCACCGGCATGGCGGCCGGGATGCCCGCCGGGCTGTCCTCGCTGGTGCTGCAGGTCCAGGCCGTTTTCACCGCCGTGCTGGCGGCGGTGGTGCTGCGCGAACGGCCCGGCCGGGTACGGATGTTCGGGATGGGTATCGCGCTCGCCGGGATCGCGGTGGCCGCCGCGGACGGGGGCACGGGCGGGCCGGTGCTCGGCTTCACCCTGGTCGTCGCGGCCGCTGCCGGCTGGGGAGTGTCCAACGTGCTGACCCGCAAGGCCTCCCCGCCCGACGCCCTGAACTTCATGGTGTGGGTGTGCACGGTGCCGGTGCTGCCGCTGTTCGCCTTGTCACTGGTGTTCGAGGGGCCCGAGCGGGACCTGGCCGCGCTGCGGGCCCTGGACTGGTCCGGGGTGGGCGTCATCGCGTACGTGGCGTGGGTCTCCACCGTCTTCGGGTTCGGAGTCTGGAGCCATCTGCTGGGCCGCTACCCGGCCTCGTCGGTGGCGCCGTTCTCGCTGCTGGTGCCGGTGTTCGGGATGTCCTCGGCGGCCCTGGTGCTGGGGGAGTCCGTCTCGGGACTGCGCTGGCTGGCGGCCGTGCTCCTGGTCGGCGGGGTCGCGCTCACCTCGCTGGCCCCCGCGCGCGCCTCGAACCGTACGGGGGTCGGTTCGGGCGTCAGTGCGGGGAGTCCTCCTGCAGCGGCAGTCGCCAGTCCTGCCCCGTCAGGCTCACTCCGTACGAGCGGTGCGGCCGCTCCGCGATCAGGGTGA
- a CDS encoding LysR family transcriptional regulator codes for MLDLARLRALHAVSVHGSVAGAAAALGYTPSAVSQQISKLERETRTTLLERRGRGVALTEEARHLADTAQQLLAIVERAETTLEERRGQPSGLLTVAAFASAARGLMPGVLADLARRHPALEVRLTEVDPHLSVDLVARGVTDLAVAHDWDIAPLPAPEGIEQAVIGDDLCDLVVPAGHPFTTRRTIQRSDLGGERWVCQPPGRVCHDWLVRTLRTAGYEPDIAHVAEENHTIVALVAAGLGVAVVPRLGTGQLPPGAVAVPLEPGPVRRLYALWRTGAARRPAITEAVKTLQSHWPT; via the coding sequence ATGCTCGATCTCGCCCGGCTGCGCGCCCTGCACGCCGTCTCCGTCCACGGCTCGGTCGCGGGCGCGGCGGCCGCCCTCGGCTACACCCCCTCCGCGGTCTCGCAGCAGATCTCCAAGCTGGAGCGGGAGACCCGCACCACCCTGCTGGAGCGGCGCGGGCGCGGGGTCGCGCTCACCGAGGAGGCCCGCCATCTGGCCGACACCGCCCAGCAGTTGCTGGCGATCGTGGAACGCGCCGAGACCACCCTGGAGGAGCGGCGCGGGCAGCCGAGCGGGCTGCTCACGGTGGCCGCGTTCGCCTCGGCGGCGCGCGGGCTGATGCCGGGCGTACTGGCCGATCTGGCCCGCCGCCACCCCGCCCTCGAGGTGCGCCTGACGGAGGTGGACCCGCACCTGTCCGTCGACCTGGTGGCACGAGGGGTCACCGATCTGGCAGTGGCCCACGACTGGGACATCGCCCCGCTGCCCGCTCCCGAGGGGATCGAGCAGGCGGTGATCGGCGACGACCTCTGCGACCTGGTCGTCCCGGCCGGCCACCCGTTCACCACGCGCCGGACCATTCAGCGCAGCGACCTCGGCGGCGAGCGCTGGGTCTGCCAGCCGCCCGGCCGCGTCTGCCACGACTGGCTGGTACGGACCCTGCGCACGGCCGGCTACGAGCCCGACATCGCGCACGTGGCCGAGGAGAACCACACCATCGTCGCCCTGGTCGCGGCCGGCCTCGGGGTCGCCGTCGTACCCCGCCTCGGCACCGGACAGCTGCCGCCGGGCGCGGTCGCCGTCCCCCTGGAACCGGGTCCCGTACGCCGCCTGTACGCCCTGTGGCGCACCGGCGCCGCCCGCCGCCCCGCCATCACCGAGGCCGTGAAGACCCTCCAGTCCCACTGGCCGACGTAA